The following are encoded in a window of Desulfonatronovibrio magnus genomic DNA:
- a CDS encoding site-specific integrase, producing MTNHPQKGSSIKVEPIRNLEDIKAIKQLLQNKPRDLLLFTIGINNGLRIGDILKLKVKQVQGLRPGETLRIREQKTDKDNILLINRSVHRALEDYLAGAGLEPDDYLFKSKKGSRAITVSAANRLVKSWCKAINLRGNYGTHSLRKTFGYIQRIKYGVGFEVLCKRFNHSSPAVTMRYLGIEDKEVNGILMNEI from the coding sequence ATGACAAACCATCCACAAAAGGGCAGCTCCATAAAAGTTGAGCCCATAAGAAACCTGGAAGACATCAAAGCCATCAAGCAGTTGCTCCAAAATAAGCCGAGAGACTTGCTGCTGTTTACCATAGGAATCAACAATGGCTTGCGGATCGGAGATATCCTGAAGCTGAAGGTGAAGCAAGTTCAAGGTTTGAGGCCTGGAGAGACACTACGTATCCGTGAGCAGAAGACGGACAAGGACAATATTTTGCTGATCAATAGGTCTGTGCATAGAGCTTTGGAGGACTACCTGGCCGGTGCCGGGCTCGAGCCTGATGACTATCTGTTCAAAAGCAAGAAGGGCAGCAGGGCAATAACTGTAAGTGCAGCCAATAGACTCGTTAAGTCCTGGTGCAAGGCTATTAATCTGAGAGGCAACTACGGGACACATAGCCTGCGTAAGACATTTGGATATATTCAGCGGATCAAGTACGGGGTAGGCTTCGAGGTTCTCTGTAAGCGGTTTAATCATAGCAGCCCTGCGGTCACCATGCGTTACCTGGGTATTGAGGACAAGGAAGTCAATGGGATTTTGATGAATGAGATTTGA